The genomic stretch TTGACCCAACCACACCCGTACTGTGAACAAATTTTCTCATCTCTCAGGCTGTAAAGGCTGCCGACCGGAGACAAGATGCTTGTTCTTTTATTTGCCCTTGCTAAACACTAACACTCATTCAATCTCAGCGACAATCTCTATGAGCAAGAAATATGGCCTTTTTCCGGCGATTGAGCCGCATCACACCGGCAGGCTGAAGGTCTCGACACTGCATGAGATTTACTACGAGGTGTCCGGCGCCCCCGATGGACAACCTGTTGTTGTCTGCCATGGTGGGCCCGGTGGTGGCACCTCCCCCTCCATGCGGCGTTATTTTGATCCCCAGAAATACCGGATCATTCTGTTTGACCAACGCGGCTGCGGGCGCTCAACGCCCCATGCAGAACTGCGGGAAAACACAACCTGGCAACTGATCGAGGATATGGAGCAGTTACGCAGCCATCTCGATATTGAGAAATGGCTGGTTTTTGGAGGCTCCTGGGGATCAACCCTCTCGCTGGCCTATGCGCAGTCATTTCCTGCGCGGGTTACTGGTCTTGTCCTGCGCGGTATTTTTACACTGCGACAGGACGAAATTGACTGGTTCTATCAAGAGGGTGCCAGTTGGATTTTCCCAGAAGCGTGGGAAAAATTTATTGCTCCAATACCAGCGAATGAACGCGACGACTTGCTGGGCGCCTATGCGAAGCGTCTGACCAGCGAAAACCGGCGCGAGCAGCTGGAAGCCGCAAAAGCGTGGAGCGTGTGGGAAGGCTCAACCGTGTCCCTTCACCCTTCCATGGAGCGGATGAAAAGTTTTGCCACAGACCATTTCGCGCTGGCCTTCGCGCGCATTGAAAACCATTATTTCATCAACAAGGGCTTCTTTGAGGAAGACGACCATATTCTCAAAAATGCTGACAAGCTCAAGGGTATTCCGGGCATTATCATTCAGGGGCGCTATGACGTTGTGACCCCCATGCGCACAGCCTGGATGCTGCACAAGGCCTGGCCCGAGTCAGAACTGGTCACCATCCCTGATGCAGGACATGCAGCAAGCGAGCCGGGCATCATATCCGGCCTGATCGCAGCTACAGAGAAGTTCAAAAAATAAAAAACGGGGAGCCGAAACTCCCCGTTCATATCCCGTATAAGACTTTTTGCTCTTACAATATGCCAAGGCTCGTCAGCACGATCAGGAAGATCGCTGCCGGGCACACAAAACGGATCAGGAAGTACCAGGCGCGATATCTGGATTCTGTCTTGAATCCGAGTTCCTCACGCGAGGCTGTTTTGGAAACGACCCAGCCTGCAAAAATAGCCGTCAGCAAGGCAACTATCGGCAACAGGAATTGTGAAGTCAGCACATCTACAAAATCAAAGAATGTCTTGCCAGCAAATGGTCCGAAATCAACCGGTACCCAGCTATTGAAGAAGTTGGCCTGTCCCGTTGGTACCTGCGACAGAATGTGCATCACACCAAGTGCAAACAGGATACCGCCAAGACCTATTGAGGCCAGAAGACGCCGTTTCATCTTGGCTTCCGGTGCAAGATCAGCTCCCCCGTCACGCCAGGCTACAGCAGGCTCCAAGAGGGAAATTGACGATGTAAGGGCCGCAAACAGCGCCATCAGGAAGAACACCGCGCCAAAAACGGCCCCGAACGGCATCTGCTGGAAGGCAAGTGGCAAAGTGCCAAACATCAGGCCGGGACCACCGCCAGGCTCAAGCCCGAACTGGAAAACGATCGGGAAGATCGCAAGGCCGGCAATCAGGGCAACGATTGTATCTGCCGAACAGACGATGGCTGCTGAGCCAGGCACATCGGCATCCTTGCTCATGTACATGCCGTAGGTAATCATCAGCGCAGAGCCAAGGCCGATGGAGAAGAACGCTTGCCCCAGAGCATTACTTAGGATCGATCGGTCCGCTATCCCCGCGGCCAGCGCGGCGAAGTCAGGCTTGAACAGATAATTTACCGCTGCAGTACCATCTCCCTGTACCAGAGCAACGACCACCAGGATCAACAGCATGACAAAGAATGCAGGCATCAGGATTGTGACAGCTTTCTCAATCCCACCGCTAATACCACGCGAGACAATCCCGATCGTAAGGAGAACAAAAATACCTTGGTAGATGATTGCTTCACCCGGCCTGGCAAGTAAGGCACCAAGACGTCCGCTGATCTCTTCTGGTGTACTGCTTTCAAAAGCGCCGGCAGAAATTGCACCCAAACCATTGCTGGCAATGTTGCTGAATAAATCACCCAGTATAGCGATGACATAATAAAGAACCCATCCGGCGATCATGCAGTAGAAGGAAAGAATGAGGAAAGAGGCGAGAATGCCAAGCCCTGCAAAGGTGCCCCACAGAGCCGGATGCCCTTCTGTTCTGGCCAGTCTGGTCACAGCTGAGATGGCAGAACCACCACCCCGGCGACCAATCATCAACTCGGCACACAGCACCGGAAGACCGATCAGCACAATACAGAGAATATAAATCAGCACGAAAGCACCGCCACCACTCTCACCCGCAACGTAAGGGAAGCGCCATAAATTACCGAGGCCCACTGCTGATCCGATTGCCGCCAGAATGAAGGCTGCACGAGAAGACCAGTTTTCCTGTCCTGATGCTTTGCTGACACCCGCCATAGTTGTTCCCTTCCAGATTTTACGCTTACAGTTCAGTGATTTAAGCAAATTTTCAGGATTCTTAGCAAATTTGCACAGGAATAGACAGTGGCTTTTCCGTCTATCTGCTAACGGCTTTTTAAGGCGTTCGGGCTTATTGTACGGCAACAGTCAGGTATGAGTATGATGCAAAGCGCGCAAACAACCGTTATTGATACAGAGCAACTGCAAACACTTGCGGCCGCTGCAGGGGTTGATGCCGCCAATGCGATCCTTGATGCTTTCTGGAGTTCCTGTGAAGATCTGCTCGTTCTGTTGAGAGACAGCTTCCGGGATCAAAACTTCGATGAAATGTCAAAAGCTGCTCACGCGTTGAAAGGCTCAGCAATGAACCTTGGCGCCGTTCAGCTCGCTGAACGGGCAAAGACGATTGAAAGCGGGGCGCGTGAGCGTAATCTCGAAACCGTGCAGCAAGCGTTTCTAAAGCTTGCTGGCGATATCTCTCAGTCGCGCGGGGCCTTTCAGGATCTCATGCAATCCATCGCTGCCTGACAGTTTTGCTGTCATAATTTTTTTCGGCAGCAATTTTGCTGAAAAGTGCACTCGGCCCCTTTAATCGATACTGCCATAATATGACGTACTGGTCCGCAGCGTATCCTGATCGCGGCAAACCCACGTACTCATGACCAGACCGAACCCTGCCATGATGGCAATCATCACATTGCCCCCGTGAGAGACAAGCGGCAGCGGCACGCCGACAACCGGGGCAAGCCCCATAACCATGCCGATATTCACCAACACATAGAGGATGAGGTTAAGACCAATCCCCATACTCATCAGACGGCCGAAATGAGATTTCGCCTTCATGGCGATGTTGGTCGCCATGATGAACAGCGCCAGATATAGCGCCAGCAGGCCGAAGGCACCGACAAGGCCAAACTCTTCCCCGAAGATCGTGAAGATGAAGTCCGTCTGCATCTCTGGCAGAAACTCAAGCTGGCTTTGCGTACCGCCCATGAAGCCTTTGCCCGAGACACCGCCTGATCCAATCGCAATCTTGGACTGCGCCAGATGGTAGCCTGAGCCGAGGGGATCACTCTCCGGGTCAAGAAAAGCGGTAATCCTGTTGATCTGATATGCCTTCAGAAGGTCGAAGCGGATGGCGCCGATGACTCCCACTACAGCCAGAATGGCGCCAAGCGTCGTCATGCGCCAGCTGAGACCTGCCAGCAGGATCACCGCAAGACCAATCGCGCCAATCAGAAGCGCTGTGCCCAGATCCGGTTGCAGGAATACAAGCCCGACAGGCGCGCCAATCATCATCAGCGGTACGAACAGGTAAAGCGGGTTGGAAACCTTCTTGAATTCGAGTCCGTGATAATAGCGGGCCAGCGCCATAATCAGCGCAATCTTCATATACTCGGATGGCTGTAACTGGAACCCGCCAAGGTCAATCCAGCGACGCGCGCCCATATTGATTTCCCCGATAAACGGCACAAGCACGAGCAAGGCCAGCATGGAGAAATAGGCCGGGTACGCCAGTGACAGCCAGACCCGCAACGGTGTCAGGCCGATACCGATCATCAGCACCAGCGCAAAAAGATAGCGCAGGGTATGCTGTCGCGCCCACGGGTCCCAGGCGCCCTCCGCCACAGAATAAAGCGTTGCGACACCAATCGCGGCAATAAGCGTCAGCAGAACAACAAGCCACCAGTTGAGAGAAGCAAGCCTTGCGCGCACCCCGTGCCGGCGGTCCATCATGATCAGTGTGCTCACGGCATACCTCCACTGACGGACTGCTGCGCAGCTCTTTGCAAGTCGGACAGCTTAACCGGTTTGTCGCGCGACGGATCATAGGCGCGTTGCATGGCCGGATCCTTTTGCAGCACAGCGCGCATGATATCACGAGCCTTCGGCCCGGCCGTACGCGAGCCGCCCATACCGTGCTCCACTACAACCGAGCAGGCATAGCGCGGATTTTCGTAAGGCGCATAGCTGACAAAAAGAGCATGATCGCGCATTTCGCGCGGCAGATCTTCGTTACGGATACGCTTGCCCGTTACCGGGTCGCGTTGCAGGCTGACGACCTGGCTGGTGCCGGTCTTGCCCGCCATACGCCATTCCGGATTTTCCAGTCGTGAGCGCGATGCCGTACCCCACTGATTGACCACGGCATCCATGCCATCACGAATAATCTGCATATGTTCATCATTGATCGTCAGGGACATACACGGCGGTGGCGGCACAACACCGCGCTCGTCCACCCTGACGATCCGCGGAGAGACATCCTTGCCGCTGGCAATACGTGCCGTCATCACCGCCAGTTGCAACGGTGTGGAAGCGACATAGCCCTGGCCTATGGCGGCGGATAATGTGTCACCGGGAAACCAGGTCTGCTGTTCCGGCGTGGAGCGGAAATATCGCTGCTTCCACTCCCGGCTGGGCACAATACCTTTTTGCTGGGTACCAAGACCAAGGTCATAGGTTTGGCCAAGGCCGAGGCGTTTTGAAACATCCGCAATCAGATCAATATCCAGCTGCTGGGCAAGATTCCAGTAATATGTGTCACATGAATGCTTGATCGATCCGCGCATATCCATGGTGCCATGCCCGCCCGGCTTCCAGCATTCAAAGAAGCGATTACCGAACCAGATCTTGCCGGAGCAGTTGACCCTGTATGAGGGCTTGATGCCCGCTTCCTGTGCTGCGATCGCGGTGACCAGCTTGAAAGTCGATCCCGGTGGATACACACCATTAAGTGTCTTGTTCAGAAGCGGGTTGTAGGGACTGTCATTCAACGCGCGCCAGCGTGATGAGGTGACCCCCACATTGAATTCATTCGGATCAAACGCAGGTACAGAGGCCATGACCAGGATGTCACCGGTTTCAATGTCCATGACCACGGCACTGGCGCTGACCGGCTCAGGCTCCTGACCATCTTCAGGCTCGATAATAGGCTCGGCCAGCACACGCATGGCCTCAATCTGCAATTCACTGTCAATCGTCAAGCCGAGCGGCTGCCCCTGCACGGGCCTGTCACCGTCATTAGGATATTCTTCAATGACGCGGCCATGGGCGTTGACCTGCACGGTCAGCGATCCTGCGCTGCCCCGCAGTTTCTCATCATGCTTGCGCTCGAGACCGGCACGACCAAGGCGGAAACCCGGCTGCCGATAGAGCAGTCTGGTCGCTTCGTTTTCTTCCTGTTGCAGATCATTTTCACTGGGTGCGCCAACATACCCGACCACAAATGCCATGGCTTCATTCCAGGGATAATTGCGCGTGTTCCCAACCTCAGACCGCAGCCCTGGGAAATTCGGCAACTCGAAATTGACTTTCGTAAATTCATCCCAGGTCAGATTGCTGGCCACCTCAATGGGCGTAAAGGCGCGCCCGCGCCGGGCCTCACGCACCGCTTTCTGCTTCTGGCTGTCAGAGATCGTGATGATCCGTCCCAGATGCTCCAGCGCATCTGAGATGCTGCCCGCTTCCTCCGGAATCAACAGCACGCGGAAATTTTGCCGGTTGGTTGCCAGCGGCACGCCAAAGCGATCATAGATTTCACCGCGCATGGGCACGATCACCCGCTGGTTGAAGCGATTATCGTCGGCAAGTCCGCGATATTGCTGATAGTCACGTACCTGAAGCTGATAGAGCCGCCCGCCCAGACCAGCGAACAGCAGCACAGACCCCGCGGTGAACAGGGTTGCGCGGCGCGAGAAAATCATGTGCCGCTGGGTATCAAAGGGTTCTACGCGCATACTATTGTTCTATTATAACCCGTTCGTGCAGGCTGGAAAAGGCTATCGCCATGACAGGGTAAAAAGCGAATGTCACCAGCACCTGCCAGATGACCGGCCAGACAGGCATCCATGAACTGGCAAAAATACTCATGGCCAGCCAGATAATGCTGCCAGCCATCAACGCCGCCACAAGGAATCCAAGCCAGACCACATGCTGCTCGCGCCCCAAAAAGTAACTGCGCTGGGTAATCATCGCATATTGTGTCAACAGATAGGCGATCGCCCACATACCCATGGGCCCACCCAGAAGAAGGTCCTGCAACAGACCAATCAGGAAAGTGGAAACGGACGGCATGTATTCTGCCGCATATAGCGACCAGAAAAAAATCACGATCAGCGGGAAGACAGGCGTCGGCACGGTTCCTTCAAACAGACGCAAGGGCAAAGACAAAAGCAAGACACCCACAAAGCCCAGCAGGGTTGGCGTCAAAGCGCGCAGGATACCTGCAAATCCCTGTTCGGGCTGGATCATTGGGGTGCTGCCCCGTCCGGCGCTGGTTCAGAAACATCGTCGTCGAGAACATTGCCGACTTCCTCGTCAACAAACTCGTAGTCGAGGACGCGCACGGCGTTAGTTCTGCTATATTTGGCAAACAATCTGACCGTGATCTCTTCATCGCCCATATTGCCGATACTGCCGACCGGAATCCCGCGCGGCAGCTTACCGCCCGTGCCGGACGTGACGATGCGCAT from Parvularcula sp. IMCC14364 encodes the following:
- the pip gene encoding prolyl aminopeptidase; translation: MSKKYGLFPAIEPHHTGRLKVSTLHEIYYEVSGAPDGQPVVVCHGGPGGGTSPSMRRYFDPQKYRIILFDQRGCGRSTPHAELRENTTWQLIEDMEQLRSHLDIEKWLVFGGSWGSTLSLAYAQSFPARVTGLVLRGIFTLRQDEIDWFYQEGASWIFPEAWEKFIAPIPANERDDLLGAYAKRLTSENRREQLEAAKAWSVWEGSTVSLHPSMERMKSFATDHFALAFARIENHYFINKGFFEEDDHILKNADKLKGIPGIIIQGRYDVVTPMRTAWMLHKAWPESELVTIPDAGHAASEPGIISGLIAATEKFKK
- a CDS encoding sodium-dependent transporter gives rise to the protein MAGVSKASGQENWSSRAAFILAAIGSAVGLGNLWRFPYVAGESGGGAFVLIYILCIVLIGLPVLCAELMIGRRGGGSAISAVTRLARTEGHPALWGTFAGLGILASFLILSFYCMIAGWVLYYVIAILGDLFSNIASNGLGAISAGAFESSTPEEISGRLGALLARPGEAIIYQGIFVLLTIGIVSRGISGGIEKAVTILMPAFFVMLLILVVVALVQGDGTAAVNYLFKPDFAALAAGIADRSILSNALGQAFFSIGLGSALMITYGMYMSKDADVPGSAAIVCSADTIVALIAGLAIFPIVFQFGLEPGGGPGLMFGTLPLAFQQMPFGAVFGAVFFLMALFAALTSSISLLEPAVAWRDGGADLAPEAKMKRRLLASIGLGGILFALGVMHILSQVPTGQANFFNSWVPVDFGPFAGKTFFDFVDVLTSQFLLPIVALLTAIFAGWVVSKTASREELGFKTESRYRAWYFLIRFVCPAAIFLIVLTSLGIL
- a CDS encoding Hpt domain-containing protein, giving the protein MSMMQSAQTTVIDTEQLQTLAAAAGVDAANAILDAFWSSCEDLLVLLRDSFRDQNFDEMSKAAHALKGSAMNLGAVQLAERAKTIESGARERNLETVQQAFLKLAGDISQSRGAFQDLMQSIAA
- the rodA gene encoding rod shape-determining protein RodA, yielding MSTLIMMDRRHGVRARLASLNWWLVVLLTLIAAIGVATLYSVAEGAWDPWARQHTLRYLFALVLMIGIGLTPLRVWLSLAYPAYFSMLALLVLVPFIGEINMGARRWIDLGGFQLQPSEYMKIALIMALARYYHGLEFKKVSNPLYLFVPLMMIGAPVGLVFLQPDLGTALLIGAIGLAVILLAGLSWRMTTLGAILAVVGVIGAIRFDLLKAYQINRITAFLDPESDPLGSGYHLAQSKIAIGSGGVSGKGFMGGTQSQLEFLPEMQTDFIFTIFGEEFGLVGAFGLLALYLALFIMATNIAMKAKSHFGRLMSMGIGLNLILYVLVNIGMVMGLAPVVGVPLPLVSHGGNVMIAIMAGFGLVMSTWVCRDQDTLRTSTSYYGSID
- the mrdA gene encoding penicillin-binding protein 2, whose protein sequence is MRVEPFDTQRHMIFSRRATLFTAGSVLLFAGLGGRLYQLQVRDYQQYRGLADDNRFNQRVIVPMRGEIYDRFGVPLATNRQNFRVLLIPEEAGSISDALEHLGRIITISDSQKQKAVREARRGRAFTPIEVASNLTWDEFTKVNFELPNFPGLRSEVGNTRNYPWNEAMAFVVGYVGAPSENDLQQEENEATRLLYRQPGFRLGRAGLERKHDEKLRGSAGSLTVQVNAHGRVIEEYPNDGDRPVQGQPLGLTIDSELQIEAMRVLAEPIIEPEDGQEPEPVSASAVVMDIETGDILVMASVPAFDPNEFNVGVTSSRWRALNDSPYNPLLNKTLNGVYPPGSTFKLVTAIAAQEAGIKPSYRVNCSGKIWFGNRFFECWKPGGHGTMDMRGSIKHSCDTYYWNLAQQLDIDLIADVSKRLGLGQTYDLGLGTQQKGIVPSREWKQRYFRSTPEQQTWFPGDTLSAAIGQGYVASTPLQLAVMTARIASGKDVSPRIVRVDERGVVPPPPCMSLTINDEHMQIIRDGMDAVVNQWGTASRSRLENPEWRMAGKTGTSQVVSLQRDPVTGKRIRNEDLPREMRDHALFVSYAPYENPRYACSVVVEHGMGGSRTAGPKARDIMRAVLQKDPAMQRAYDPSRDKPVKLSDLQRAAQQSVSGGMP
- the mreD gene encoding rod shape-determining protein MreD; the protein is MIQPEQGFAGILRALTPTLLGFVGVLLLSLPLRLFEGTVPTPVFPLIVIFFWSLYAAEYMPSVSTFLIGLLQDLLLGGPMGMWAIAYLLTQYAMITQRSYFLGREQHVVWLGFLVAALMAGSIIWLAMSIFASSWMPVWPVIWQVLVTFAFYPVMAIAFSSLHERVIIEQ